A genomic window from Triticum urartu cultivar G1812 chromosome 7, Tu2.1, whole genome shotgun sequence includes:
- the LOC125525798 gene encoding uncharacterized protein LOC125525798 encodes MALERFLTALVFCQAPLDGYDTSVMTASSVGKHVSGGTSKLAAHEVNDEEKKQGYSGGSTVQRHAGFQMAFDGLNCFDTVMVHCACPSF; translated from the coding sequence ATGGCCTTGGAGAGGTTCTTGACGGCGCTTGTCTTCTGCCAGGCGCCCCTCGACGGATACGACACGTCCGTGATGACAGCGAGCTCTGTCGGCAAGCACGTCTCGGGCGGCACGTCGAAACTGGCGGCTCACGAGGTGAACGATGAGGAGAAGAAACAGGGATACTCCGGCGGGTCGACGGTGCAGCGGCATGCTGGGTTCCAGATGGCGTTCGACGGCCTCAACTGCTTCGACACCGTCATGGTGCACTGCGCATGCCCTTCTTTCTGA